The region CAAGAGATCGACCTGATTATCTGTGGCACAATGACCAGCGAAATGTCCATGCCTTCATGCGCTTGTCTTGCCCAGAAGGAGCTCGGTGCTGTTAAGGCATTTGCCTACGATATTAACGCTGCTTGCTGTGGTTTCTTGTATGGACTGGATTTAGCAGATGCGTATGTCAGACGTGATCCTGACCTGAAAATACTTGTGATTGGTGCGGAAAATCTTTCAGCACGGACGAATTGGCAGGATCGTACCACATGCGTATTGTGGGGAGATGGTGCGGGCGCTGTAGTTGTGACAGGAACATCGTCCTACGACTATGGGCTACTGGGCAGTAAACTTTATGCCGATGGGACGTTGTCTCACCTTCTGAGTATGAATTCTGCAAAAGGTATGAACCCTGATCTGCTTAATGCAAACAATAAAGGGTCATATATTAAGATGGAAGGGAAAGATGTATTTAAGTATGCTGTTAAATCTATGGAAAATGCAGTTGTGCAAGTTTTAAAAAAACAGAACATGACAATTGAAGATATATCGTATGTGATTCCCCATCAAGCCAATATTCGTATTCTTAACAGCCTGCTGGAAAGGCTTTCGGTCCCTCCAGAAAAAGTCTATGTAAATATACACAAATATGGTAATACATCTGCAGCCAGCATACCCATAGCACTTGATGAGGCCAATCGTTTGGGCAAGTTGCATAGAGGTGACACAGTACTTTTTTGTGCTTTTGGTGGTGGGTTTACCTGGGGTGCTTCTATTGTTAAATGGTAATTTGAATTTAAGATACGAAGCGTGTCTTTACTCAATGATTGTAATACCAGTAATTTGGGGATTTTAATGGACTATTTTTTAACAGAAGAACAGCAAATGATCGTTGAGGTCGCTCAACAAATTACCAATGAAAAAATAATACCTTGTCGAGCTGAACTTGATGAAAAAGAAGAGTTTCCCCGTGAAATTATAAAAGAGATTGCTAAGGCCGATCTATCAGGACTCTATATTGAAGAGCAATATGGCGGCTATGGCGGAGGTAGTTTTGATATTGTCTTAGCGCTTGAACAATTTGCCCGTGGCTGTGTCGGAATTGCTACTAGTTTTGCTGCTAATGCGCTTGGTGCATACCCGATAATCCTATCAGGAAGTGATGAGCTGAAAGAGAAGTATCTGCCATTGTTGGCATCTGGTGAAATTATGGCGGCCTTTGCACTCACTGAAGCAAATGCTGGAAGTGATGCCTCCGGTATTCAGACCACTGCGGTACTTGACGGTGATGAATGGGTTCTTAATGGTACAAAACAGTGGATAACTAACGGTGGCGAGGCAAATTTATACACTGTGATTGCTATAACCGATCGTAGTAAGGGCCCTCGTGGAGCGTCCATGTTTGTGGTTGAGGATACCGACCCTGGTTTTTCCTATGGGCCAAAGGAGAAAAAACTTGGTATCAGGGCCTCTTCCACCAGGGAATTGATCTTTAAAGATTGTCGAATTCCTAAAGATAGGATAATTGGTCGACAGGGAACAGGGTTTATTACTGTTATGAAGACCTTGGATAAATCTCGACCAGGAATTGCTATATTGGGCGTCGGTCTTGCTCAGGCGGCCTTGGATGAGTCGGTAAAGTATGCTAAAGAACGTATTCAGTTTGGTAAGCCGATAATTTCATTTCAGGCAGTACAGCATTTATTGGCTGATATGGCAATTCAAACTGAAGCAGCCCGCGCCCTGGTGTATCAATCGGCAAAACATATTGATGCGCACCCGAAGGATATGTCGAAGGCTTCATCAATGTGTAAAGTTTTTGCAACAGATGTAGCGATGAAGGTGACCATTGATGCTGTGCAAGTATTGGCAGGGTACGGGTATATGCGTGAATACCCGGTTGAAAAGATGATGCGGGATGCCAAGATACTGCAAATTTATGAAGGAACTAATCAGATTCAACGAAATGTTGTCGGTTTGGCTCTGAACAAGGAATATACTTAATACGGCGGAGCCGGAAAGTTAAAAGTTAAAAGTGGCAAGCGCTAACTGATGTCATCATTTACATTCAAATTACTGTTAGGGCATTAAATGAGAATTGTAGTTTGTATTAAACAGGTACCGGATGCCAAAAATGTACGTTTGGACCCAGTTACTAATACATTGAGTAGAGAAGGGGTTAAAAGCATAATGAATCCCTTTGACCGTCATGCGCTTGAGGAGGGTGTTAAACTCAAGGAGCAATATGGCGGCACTGTAGCTGTTCTCAGTATGGGGCCTCCTCAGGCTGAGGAGATGCTTCGTGAAGCAATTTCCTGTGGTGCAGATGAAGGCTATCTTGTTTCGGACAGGGCTTTTGCTGGTTCGGACACCTGGGCCACCACCTATACCCTGGCGATGGCAATTGCCAAAATTGGCGGCTTTGATTTAGTTCTGTGCGGCAAACAGGCGATAGACGGCGATACTGCCCAGGTCGGACCCGGACTTGCCCATAGACTGGACTATCCATACGCTTCATATGTCAAAAAGATTCATGAATGTAAGGAAAATATCATCTATCTTCAGCGAATGATGGATGATGGCTATGATGAAATTGCTATTCCTTTGCCTGCTCTTTTGACGGTGGTTAAGGAGATTAACACGCCGCGAATTCCTTCTTTAAAAGGTAAAATGAAGGCCAAGAAGGCCACAATAACTGTTCTGAATGCAACTGATATCGGTGCAGATCCAAGGTTTTTAGGTTTAAACGGATCACCAACTCAGGTTTCACGGGTTTTTGCACCTGAACCGAAAGGCAATCGAACTATTCTTCAAGGTACAGTTGAAGAGCAGGTTGGCCAATTGGTTGGAAAAATTGAGGCATTACTCTAAGAGAAATCGATGCTTAAAATTGATAAAGAACTATGTATAGGTTGCGGTGTCTGCGTTGATAGTTGCGCATTTGGTGCCATAGAGATGGTTGATGCTAGCGCTGTCGTTAATGAAAAATGTACTCTTTGTGGTACATGTGTAGATAATTGCGCTGTAGAGGCACTCTGCATAGAAAAAACTTCAGATAACAGACAGGCTAATATTGACGAGTATTCTGGGGTATGGGTTTATGCCGAATATCGAAATGGCTCGGTGGCTCCCGTCTCTTTTGAGCTCCTTGGTGTTGGACGCCAGATAGCTGGCCAAAAAGAGGTGTCATTGTCTGCAGTTCTATTTGGGCATAATTTAGAGAGTGCAGCTCAGGAGCTTATTGCCTTCGGCGCCGATACTGTATATGTGGCTGATTCCCCGAACCTTGAACATTTTACCGATGAGTCGTATGCTAACCTGTTGGAAGATTTGATAGGTCAGTATAAACCCGAAATAGTTCTTGCCGGTGCAACCGCAATTGGACGATCATTTATACCAAAAGTTGCAACAGCTGTTGGCGCTGGGCTTACTGCAGACTGTACCGATTTGTCCATACGTGTTGAAGACGGAACTCTCTTGCAGACCAGGCCTGCCTTTGGTGGTAATATTATGGCAACTATCGTCTGCCCGGACACAAGGCCGCAGATGGCGACAGTCAGGCCGATGGTTATGACTGCCTGTGAGCCCGACAGCAGCAGGCAGGGAAAAATTATAACCGTTGAGCCGGGTGCTATGCGTCTGGCTGATCGAGTGAAAGTTCTGGAGACTGTTATTGCAGTTGAGGATGCAGTCAAACTTAATGAAGCTGATATCGTCGTTGCCGGTGGGCGCGGGATGGAGAACGAGAAAGGTTTTGCCTTGGTTCGCGAATTAGCCTCAACTCTTGGTGGCGCTGTTGCTGCGTCGCGTGCGGCTGTTGATTCAGGTTGGATTGGCTATCCGCACCAGGTTGGACAAACCGGTAAAACTGTGGCACCGAAACTTTATATCTGCTGTGGTATCTCCGGTGCAATTCAGCATATGGTCGGCATGCAGTCTGCCGATACTATTGTTGCAATCAATAAAGACCCCGATGCACCGATTTTTGATATTGCAACCTATGGAATAGTCGGTGATCTTTTCGAAGTTCTGCCCAAATTAATTGATGCCTTTAAAGAACGAAAAGGGTTGTAAACGTTTATGACAATTGCAGGTAAAATCGCTTTGGTTACAGGTGGAGGTCGTGGGATAGGACAGGCAGTAAGTCTTAGACTTGCCAGATTGGGGGCTAAGGTGTTAATTAATTATGTGAGTCGCCCTGATGCGGCGCTTGCAACCGTTAAGCAGATTACTGAAAATGGCGGTCAAGCTGGTGCTGTTCAGTTTGATGTTGCTGATTTTGACGCAGTCCAGTCGGCCATTAAAAATTGTATTAAGCAGGAAGGCTCTATTGACATACTCGTTAATAATGCCGGGATTACCCGTGACGGTTTGCTTGCAATGATGAAGGAAGATGCTTGGGATGCTGTTCTTGATACAAACCTTAAAGGTTCATTTAACTGTATCAAGGCGGTTTCCAGGCCAATGATGAAATCACGCTGGGGCCGAATAATTAATATAGCCTCAGTTATTGGTTTTGCTGGTAATGCCGGACAGGTTAACTATGCTTCAGCAAAAGCAGGTCTGGTCGGGTTGACCAAATCTGTGGCTCGGGAGTTATCCTCTCGCGGTATTACTGTAAATGGCGTAGCCCCAGGTTATATAGAAACTGAAATGACTGATGGACTTTCAGAAGAAGTAACCAATAAAATATTGAGTGAAATTCCACTCTCAAGATTAGGTCAAGCTGATGATGTGGCTGCCGCAGTTGCATTTCTTGCTTCGGAGGATGCCTCATACATAACCGGACAATTCATTCACGTAAATGGCGGAATGTATATGTGAATTTGTGAAAGATTTAAGTGCTGAAGCGTGAGCGTTTCACGTAGATAAACATTTTAGAATAATGAATAATTTTGTGTAGCAAAAAAAATAGATAAAAAGGAGAAAAAACATGTCTGTAGAAGATAAACTTATAGAAATCATTGCTGAGCAGCTGAGTGTAGATAAAGCAAAGGTCGTTCCTGGAGCCTCTTTTGTCGATGATCTTGGTGCTGATTCACTTGATTTGGTTGAGCTTATTATGGCGATGGAAGAAGCTTTTGATATTGAAATAGCTGATGAAGTAGCAGAAAAGATCACTACTGTAAAAAGTGCAATTGAGCATATTCAGTCTGTCTAATAGGAGCTGAGTTGTGGCTAGAAGAGTCGTTGTTACAGGTCTTGGCCTTGTTACTCCGTTAGGTACAGGTGTAAAGAAAACCTGGGATAATTTATGTGCAGGCAAGAGTGGCATAGATAAAATCACCCGATTTGATACAACTGACTATGCAGTTAAAATTGCTGCCGAGGTCAAGGATTTTCAGGTAGAAGATTTTATCGACAGTAAGACAGCTAAACATCTTGAGCTCTTTGTCCAGTATGCTGTTGCTGCTTCAAAAATGGCCTTGGATGACTCTGGCTTTTTGATTACTGATGAAAATGCCCACCGAGTTGGCTCTATATTTGGTTGCGGTTTAGGTGGTCTGCCCACCATTGAACACTATCATCAGGTAATGCTTGAAAGGGGACCTAAAAGAATTACTCCTTTTTTTATCCCAATGGTTATTCCTAACATGGGTGCAGGTCAAGTATCGATTATTTTGAAAACAAAAGGTCCGAACCTGTCGCTTTCAACTGCCTGTGCCGCTGGTACACATGCTGTTGGCGAAGCCTATCGGTCAATACTGTTGGGTGATTGTGATGTTGCCTTTACTGGTGGCAGTGAGTCAGTGATCTGCCCCATGGCTGTCGGTGGTTTTAATTCGATGAAGGCTCTGTCCAAGGAGAATGATTCCCCGCACACTGCATCCCGACCTTTTGATAGAGATAGAAGCGGTTTCATTATCGGTGAAGGCGGGGGGGCGCTTCTGCTTGAATCTTTGGAACACGCACAGGCTCGAAATGCTAAGATTTATGCTGAGGTTGTCGGCTATGGAATGTCCGGAGATGGATATCATATGGCTGCACCGCCCGATGATGGTGAGGGAGCTGCTCGGTGTATGCAGATGGCTTTGAACAGTGCGGGGATGACTCCTGAGGATATTGATTATGTTAATGCCCATGGGACTTCAACTCCTTTAAACGATCTCTGTGAGACTCGTGCTATTAAAACTGTCTTTGGCGATCACGCCTTGAAACTTGCTATTAGCTCCACAAAATCTATGACGGGCCACCTGCTTGGTGGCGCTGGTGGTATTGAGTCTGTTTTTACAGCACTCTCTATTTCTGAACAGATAGCGCCTCCAACCATGAACTTGGAAAATCCTAGTGATGAATGTGATCTTGATTATGTGCCCAATTCGGCCCGTAAAATGAACATTCGGGCCGCGATGTCAAACTCATTTGGTTTCGGTGGTACGAATGCCGTTTTAATTATGAAACGTTACGAGAATTAAAAGTGAAAATTGCTATTGGCTGTGATCATGGCGGTTATGTTCTGAAAGAATCCATCGTTGATCTCCTTGTTCTGGAACAGTGTGAAGTCGTTGATGTAGGTTGCAATTCGACTGCATCTGTTGACTATCCCGACTTTGCAAATGCAGTTTGTCAAGCGGTGCTCAAGGGTGATGCGGATCGAGGTGTACTTATTTGTGGCACCGGGATTGGGATGTCAATTGCAGCTAATCGATTTAATGGTATTCGCGCCACTTTGTGCCATGAACAGTTTACAGCCCAAATGAGTCGAGAACATAATAACTCTAATGTGCTATGTCTTGGTGCCAGAGTCGTCGGACCGGGACTGGCACTTGAAATTGTTAGAACGTGGTTACACACCCAATTTGGCGGTGATCGTCACCAGCGACGTCTGGATAAGTTCGCTGCCGGTTGTCAGATCTCGTAATCCAGTAATTAAAATTTGTAATCATTAAAATCTAATAAAAGGCGTTTATTGTGTCTTGTTTAAGTAAAGAAGATCCAGAAGTTTTCCGTTCAATTGAGCACGAACTTGGTCGACAGGCCAATCAACTAGAGCTTATTGCCTCTGAAAATATTGTCAGTCAGGCTGTGCTAGAGGCTCAGGGTTCTATATTTACCAATAAATATGCCGAAGGGTATCCAGGTAAACGCTACTATGGTGGTTGCGAATATGCTGATCAGATAGAGACCCTTGCCCGTGAGCGAGCACTGAAGATATTTAAGGCTGAATACGCAAATGTTCAGCCCCATTCAGGCAGTCAGGCTAATATGGCTGTTTATTTTTCTGTGTTATCTCCCGGTGATAAAGTTTTGGGGATGGATCTTGCCCATGGTGGACATTTAACCCATGGTAGTGGGGTGAACTTCTCAGGACAGCTCTTTAATTTTGTTTCTTATGGTGTCAGCAAGGAAACTGAGCAAATTGATATGGCTGAAGTTGAACGTATTGCTGTTCAAGAAAAGCCGAAAATGATTGTTGCTGGTGCTAGTGCATACCCTCGCATTATCGATTGGCAGGGTTTTCGTACAATTGCCGATACGGTCGGCGCGCTCTTTATGGTCGATATGGCTCATATTGCCGGCCTTGTTGCGGCAGACCAACATCCTTCACCGGTTCCATATGCTGATTTTGTTACTACAACTACTCACAAAACCTTGCGTGGTCCTCGTGGTGGTTTGATCCTGGCTAAAGATGAGTATGGGCAGAAATTAAACAGTAAAATATTCCCTGGTATTCAGGGTGGACCTCTGGTTCATGTTATTGCCGCTAAAGCCGTTAGCTTTAAAGAGGCTATGACTGCTGAGTATCGCCAGTATCAGGAACAGGTTGTGAAAAATGCCCGAACTTTGGCCGAAAGCCTGACTGGCTTCGGTTTTCGGCTTGTCTCCGGGGGTACTGACAATCATCTTATGCTCGTTGATTTGTCACCGAAGAAGATCACTGGAAAGGATGCGGAGGAGGCCCTTGAAAGTGCTGGCTTAACGGTCAATAAAAACGCCATTCCTTTTGATACCCAAAGTCGATTTGTTACTGGTGGTATTCGAATCGGAACTGCGGCCGTGACAACTCGTGGTTTAAAAGAACCTGAAATGAGAAAAATTGGCGATTGGATTAATCGTGCGATTGAGAACACGACTAAGGCAGAAGTGTTGTCTCAACTTAGAGATGAGGTTCGTGCACTGTGTGACCACTATCCACTCTATCCCCACTTGCGAAAACAGTAGTCTTTTTTAGAATGTGACCCCAACATTTCTTAGTACACCTCTATACTGAGTTCTCGATTTACTATGTCATCAAAACTTGTTCATATACGACCATCGTGGGATGACTATTTTATGGGGATTACCGAGCTTGTTGCTCAACGTTCGACCTGTACTCGTCGGAAAGTAGGGGCTATTTTAGTTCGTGATAAACGTATTGTTGCTACAGGGTACAACGGAGCACCATCAAAAATTCGGCATTGCCTGGATGTTGGATGTCTTCGTGAACAGAAAGGTATTCCTTCCGGCGAACGGCATGAACTCTGCCGAGGTCTTCATGCCGAACAAAATGCAATAATTCAGGCTGCCCTTCATGGTTTCAGTGTTGAAGGTGCAACGCTCTATTGCACAAACCTGCCGTGTTCAATCTGCACCAAGATGTTGATAAATATTCAACTTGAAAAAGTTTACTACAAAGAAGGCTATCCAGATGAATTGACCTCTCTAATGATGTCTGAGGCAGGAATCCCACTCAATCAAATCTAGCTTTTTTTCCTTCCCCTTGTCGTTCAGCTGTTCATCTTCTATCCAGCCTCAGTAATAAATGTTTTATTTCTTATCTGATTTTGACTTACAGTGTTGAACTTTTCTTTTGCCTTTAAGTCTAAGCTTATTATAGTAGCACGATGCAAAATGCATCTGATCTATACAAAGTAATCTTATATTCTGTACTGTCTATAAATAGGGTGAACTTATGAAATGTCCATATTGCGGCCTTCTTGATAATCGAGTTGTTGATTCTCGTTTAAACAAAGATAATACAATTACGCGTCGACGACGCTTGTGCGAATCCTGTGAAAGGCGTTTTACGACCTATGAGCGACTTGAAGTCACTATGCCCATGTTGATAAAGAAGGATGGCCGTCGTGAGCCTTGGGAACGGCATAAAGTTGTTGAAGGGCTTAAGAAAGCTTGTGAAAAACGGCCTGTATCTATGGCTCAGATTGAAGAGTTTGCCGATGCCCTTGAAAGAAATCTACAGGATATGGGTGAACGTGAAATTCCTATTACTTTGGTTGGCGAAAAAGTAATGGATGGCTTACGTGAAATCGACGATGTTGCCTATGTTCGTTTCGCGTCTGTATATCGACAATTTAAAGATCTTAGTGAGTTTATGGATGAACTCAAAAATATGCTTGGGGCTAATGGAAAATCATAACTCTGAAGATCTGAAGTACATGAAATTAGCCTTGGATGAGGCGGTCAAAGCTGCGGGGAGGACATCACCAAACCCACTGGTCGGCGCTGTGGTTGTGAACAACGGCAGAGTTGTTGGTCGTGGATATCATAAAAAAGCTGGCACAGCCCATGCCGAGATTAATGCCTTGGCTGAGGCGGGGCCAAAAGCGCATGGAGCCACAATTTACGTTACTTTGGAGCCATGTAATCATCACGGTAGAACAGGCCCCTGTACAGAAGCTATACTCAAAAATGGTCTGAGGCGGGTTGTTGTCGGTATGCCTGACCCAAACCCCTCTGTTGCTGGAGGCGGAAACTTATTTTTAACTCAAAATGGGCTCCAGGTAACCTGCGGTGTGCTCGAAGAAGAGTGCCAGAGAATAAATAGACCGTTTGTTAAGTGGATAACTCAAAAAAAACCGTGGGTTATCGTTAAGGCTGGAGTTTCATTGGACGGTAAAATTGCATCATCAAGTGCTGAACAGCTCTGGATTACCAGTGAAAGTTCGCGGGCCTATGTCCATCAGGTTCGTGATCAGGTTGATGCAATTTTAATAGGTGTTGGTACGGCTTTGGCAGATGACCCTGCGCTCACCTGTAGAATTTCAGGAAAATCTACACAAGATCCAATACGCGTTGTTCTTGACTCTCATCTTCGGTTGCCGCCCGAATCAAAATTGCTTAACCAGAAATCCGCGGCCAAAACCATCGTTTTTTGTGGTGAACATGTGACAGATGACCAGCTTAAACCCTTTTCAGGTGTTAATGCCGATATTGAGCGAACTGTTAGAGGCATTGATGGACAAATTAACTTGGAAGTGGTATTAAGCGCACTCGCTCAAAGACAGGTGACCAGTATCCTCGTTGAAGGTGGAGGGCAGATTCATGCCTCTTTTATTCGTAACCATCTCGCCGATCAGGCGATGCTTTTTTATGGTCCTATTTTTGTTGGCGATCAGGGGGTTTCTTTAGTGGGCGGTAAGGTCCGGGGGGGAAATGGTACATTCCCCAGGCTTGTGCAGGTATCTACGAAACAGTTTGACAATGATGTGCTAATCGAAGGTTTATTTGAGTAGAATACATTCATATGTTTACAGGAATTATACAAGGTAAAGGAAAGTTGTTTGAGACAAGACCGTCCGGGGGTGGTCTCGTTTTTGGACTTGAAGCTGATTTTGATCTAAATGATCCTCTGGAAGGTGAAAGTATCGCCATCAATGGCGTTTGCTTAACAGCAAAGAATATCACAAAAAAACGGTTTTACGCTGATGTTTCACCTGAATCTCTGGCGCGAACCAATTTAGGTTCTTTAACCGTCGGCAGCGGCGTGAATCTTGAGCGTGCCTTACGATTAAGTGATCGCTTGGGTGGCCATATTGTCAGTGGTCACGTTGATGCTGTCAGTAAAGTTATTTCACGAGAGAAGCTGGGTAACTTTACGATTTTTACATTCAGTATCCCGGACGGACTGGGGAAGTATATAATCAGTAAGGGTTCCATAACAATTGATGGCATAAGTTTAACGGTTAATTCGTGTGCAAGCCGTCAGTTTTCTGTTTCAATCATACCGCATACCCTTGAGGTTACCATGCTGGGCACCATCGGTGCTGGATCCGTGGTCAATCTTGAGGTTGATATTATCGGGAAATATGTCGAGAAATTGGTGCTCCATACTTCTGATGAGCACGAGCGATCAAAAATTGATGTATCTTTTTTGGCTGAGAATGGATTTTTAAAGTAAATAAATGGTGAAATAAATGACTGTTAGTACGATTGAAGAAGCGATTGAGGAGATACGTTCCGGGAAAATGATCATTCTTGTTGATGATGAAGATCGCGAGAATGAGGGTGATTTATGCATGGCTGCACAGATGGTAACACCTGATGCCGTTAATTTTATGGCTACCCATGGTCGTGGCTTGATCTGCATGACAATGACACCTGATCAGATCGACCGTCTGCAACTGCCTATGATGGTTCAGCAGAATAAGTCACCCTATGAAACAGCGTTCACGGTCAGTATTGAAGCTCGTACTGGCGTTTCAACCGGTATATCGGCCGCAGATAGAGCCCGCACTATCCAAGTGGCAGCACGTCTTGATGTGACTGCTGATGATATTGTCAGTCCTGGTCATGTTTTTCCTCTTCGAGCCCGCACCGGTGGCGTTTTAGTTCGAACGGGTCAAACCGAGGGCTCTGTTGATCTTTCTCGATTGGCTGGCTTACGTCCTTCTGCGGTTATCTGTGAGATAATGAAAGACGATGGCACTATGGCCAGAATGGACGATTTGAAGGTTTTTGCCAAAGAGCATAATTTGAAAATTGCCACAATTGCAGATTTGGTCGCCTATCGTATTCGGATGGACACGCTGGTCCATCGTGCAGCTGAAGCGAATCTTCCGACTAAGTATGGCGGTGATTTTAAAGCGATAGTATACACCAATGATGTAGATGCTCATGAACATGTTGCTTTGGTTAAAGGAAAGATCACCAGGGATAAATCTGTCTTAGTACGTGTCCATTCCGAGTGTTTGACTGGAGATGTTTTTAGTTCAACACGTTGTGATTGCGGCAGTCAACTACAGGCAGCCATGGAGATGGTTGATAAAGAGGGCTGTGGTGTTGTTCTCTATATGGCTCAGGAAGGACGCGGGATTGGTCTGGTGAATAAGATTAAGGCCTATGATCTTCAGGATCAGGGGATGGACACCGTTGAGGCCAATAAAAAATTGGGCTTTAAAGCGGATTTGCGCGATTATGGCATAGGCGCTCAGATTCTGCGTGACCTGGGTGTTTCCAAGATGCGACTTATCACTAACAACCCTAAAAAGATTATCGGGCTTGAAGGGTATGGAATTGAAGTTGTTGACAGAGTTTCACTTCAGACTGCACCATCAGCTCAAAATTTAAAATACTTGCAAACAAAGAAAGATAAATTAGGCCATTTGCTTGATTTATAGGAGATAGTTTTTAGGTGAAGGGTAAAGGGTAAAGGGTAAAGGGGTAAGGCTTAAACCGTACTGATTTGAAAAATATGGAGGAAGTTCTGTGAAAATATTTGAAGGAAGTTTACAATCTAAGGGTAAAAAATTTGGCATTATAGTCGGACGTTTCAACTCGTTTATTTCAGAACGGCTTCTTGAAGGAGCCCTTGACACCTTGAAACGTTCTGGAACAATAGACAAGGACATCGATATAGCGCGTGTGCCCGGCGCTTACGAGATGCCACTCATAGCTCAGAAAATGGCCGGCACAAAACGGTATGATGCGATAATTTGTCTTGGTGCTGTTATCCGTGGCGCTACTCCACATTTTGACTATGTTTCCAGTGAAGTGGCAAAAGGTGTTGCTCAGGTAGGTATGGATTCTGGTCTGCCGGTTATTTTTGGTGTTTTGACTACAGATACCGTCGAGCAAGCTATTGAACGAGCCGGTACCAAGGCTGGTAACAAAGGCTCTGATTGCGCCTCTGCCGCCATTGAGATGGTTAACCTGATTGACAGCATTTAATGGGACTTCGTAGAAAATCTCGGGAGCTTGCACTGCAAGCTCTTTATCAGGCCGACATGTGTGGATTGGATGTCGCCGATATCAGATTGATATCTGATAACTTTCGTGTGGCGCAGAAGGCAGTCCCTTATGCAACGACCATCTTGGCTGGTATCCGTGCTAATCAGGATGAAATTGACACTATTATAACCGGTAATGCCAAGAATTGGCGTGTAGACCGAATGTCAATTGTTGATCGTAATTTGATACGGATTGGCATTTTTGAACTTGTTTTTCAAAAAGAAGTTCCTGCCTCAGTTGTTATTAATGAAGCCATTGAAATTGCTAAACGTTTCAGCACCGATGAGTCATCTTCATTTATTAATGGTATCTTAGACGCTATTCGAGATGGCAAAAAATAATACCGCAAATGAACCACCCTCTAAAGTCCAAGAAATAATCGCCATTATTGGCGTCTTTATCTCGCTCTTCTTTTTTATCAGTTTACTCAGTTATACCCCCTCAACGCCCGATGCATTAACTGCTAGTTCAAACTGGGGTGGCAGTATCGGAGCCTTTACTGCCCAGGTCCTGCTTGGGATGTTTGGCATAAGTGCCTATCTGCTCATATTTCTGATTACTTTATTTGCTGTAAAGTTTTACTTCTATCAGTTCCCGTTGAAAAATCTGCCAGTTGTTCTGTTTGGCATAACCGGAATTATGATCTCAAGCAGCTCGTTGTCAGCACAAATTCCATTTACACTGTTGTCCACCACAAGTGGCTCTGCTGCTGGTGTTATCGGTGAAAACATCCATTCCTTGCTGCTGCCTTTTCTGGGGCGGGTTGGGTATGCACTGGTTTTTATTTTCATA is a window of Desulfobulbaceae bacterium DNA encoding:
- the fabF gene encoding beta-ketoacyl-ACP synthase II, translated to MARRVVVTGLGLVTPLGTGVKKTWDNLCAGKSGIDKITRFDTTDYAVKIAAEVKDFQVEDFIDSKTAKHLELFVQYAVAASKMALDDSGFLITDENAHRVGSIFGCGLGGLPTIEHYHQVMLERGPKRITPFFIPMVIPNMGAGQVSIILKTKGPNLSLSTACAAGTHAVGEAYRSILLGDCDVAFTGGSESVICPMAVGGFNSMKALSKENDSPHTASRPFDRDRSGFIIGEGGGALLLESLEHAQARNAKIYAEVVGYGMSGDGYHMAAPPDDGEGAARCMQMALNSAGMTPEDIDYVNAHGTSTPLNDLCETRAIKTVFGDHALKLAISSTKSMTGHLLGGAGGIESVFTALSISEQIAPPTMNLENPSDECDLDYVPNSARKMNIRAAMSNSFGFGGTNAVLIMKRYEN
- the rpiB gene encoding ribose 5-phosphate isomerase B, whose protein sequence is MKIAIGCDHGGYVLKESIVDLLVLEQCEVVDVGCNSTASVDYPDFANAVCQAVLKGDADRGVLICGTGIGMSIAANRFNGIRATLCHEQFTAQMSREHNNSNVLCLGARVVGPGLALEIVRTWLHTQFGGDRHQRRLDKFAAGCQIS
- a CDS encoding serine hydroxymethyltransferase — protein: MSCLSKEDPEVFRSIEHELGRQANQLELIASENIVSQAVLEAQGSIFTNKYAEGYPGKRYYGGCEYADQIETLARERALKIFKAEYANVQPHSGSQANMAVYFSVLSPGDKVLGMDLAHGGHLTHGSGVNFSGQLFNFVSYGVSKETEQIDMAEVERIAVQEKPKMIVAGASAYPRIIDWQGFRTIADTVGALFMVDMAHIAGLVAADQHPSPVPYADFVTTTTHKTLRGPRGGLILAKDEYGQKLNSKIFPGIQGGPLVHVIAAKAVSFKEAMTAEYRQYQEQVVKNARTLAESLTGFGFRLVSGGTDNHLMLVDLSPKKITGKDAEEALESAGLTVNKNAIPFDTQSRFVTGGIRIGTAAVTTRGLKEPEMRKIGDWINRAIENTTKAEVLSQLRDEVRALCDHYPLYPHLRKQ
- a CDS encoding cytidine/deoxycytidylate deaminase family protein, with the translated sequence MSSKLVHIRPSWDDYFMGITELVAQRSTCTRRKVGAILVRDKRIVATGYNGAPSKIRHCLDVGCLREQKGIPSGERHELCRGLHAEQNAIIQAALHGFSVEGATLYCTNLPCSICTKMLINIQLEKVYYKEGYPDELTSLMMSEAGIPLNQI
- the nrdR gene encoding transcriptional repressor NrdR → MKCPYCGLLDNRVVDSRLNKDNTITRRRRLCESCERRFTTYERLEVTMPMLIKKDGRREPWERHKVVEGLKKACEKRPVSMAQIEEFADALERNLQDMGEREIPITLVGEKVMDGLREIDDVAYVRFASVYRQFKDLSEFMDELKNMLGANGKS
- the ribD gene encoding bifunctional diaminohydroxyphosphoribosylaminopyrimidine deaminase/5-amino-6-(5-phosphoribosylamino)uracil reductase RibD → MENHNSEDLKYMKLALDEAVKAAGRTSPNPLVGAVVVNNGRVVGRGYHKKAGTAHAEINALAEAGPKAHGATIYVTLEPCNHHGRTGPCTEAILKNGLRRVVVGMPDPNPSVAGGGNLFLTQNGLQVTCGVLEEECQRINRPFVKWITQKKPWVIVKAGVSLDGKIASSSAEQLWITSESSRAYVHQVRDQVDAILIGVGTALADDPALTCRISGKSTQDPIRVVLDSHLRLPPESKLLNQKSAAKTIVFCGEHVTDDQLKPFSGVNADIERTVRGIDGQINLEVVLSALAQRQVTSILVEGGGQIHASFIRNHLADQAMLFYGPIFVGDQGVSLVGGKVRGGNGTFPRLVQVSTKQFDNDVLIEGLFE
- a CDS encoding riboflavin synthase; this translates as MFTGIIQGKGKLFETRPSGGGLVFGLEADFDLNDPLEGESIAINGVCLTAKNITKKRFYADVSPESLARTNLGSLTVGSGVNLERALRLSDRLGGHIVSGHVDAVSKVISREKLGNFTIFTFSIPDGLGKYIISKGSITIDGISLTVNSCASRQFSVSIIPHTLEVTMLGTIGAGSVVNLEVDIIGKYVEKLVLHTSDEHERSKIDVSFLAENGFLK